The DNA region CTTGCTGATATCGTCGTAATCAACCGTCAGGAATCCCGTACCCTTCACATCGTTGGGATAACGGAAGAACATGATCTGCTTGGTATCCTTGCCTACGTCCATCGCAAACGAGGTAATCTTGCGTTCACGCTTCGCACCAGCCTTGTTGATAAGCGTCATCGAGAGTTCGGAACTGCGCGTATCGCCATCGGGACGGTCCTTCACCTTCTGGATGACATCACGGCCCGAAAGCCCCTCCGCCGCCACTAACGAAGCCATTGCGACAACCAGTATCGCGCCTTTTTTAAACATTTTCAAATCCATATTATCCTCCTGCCGACAATTCGGCGTTTTTCGCCGCTAAAGTTAGCCTAAACTTATTTTTTACACTACTCCGAATAGGCCTGTTCAAATCCAATCGGATTATTCCCTTGCGTTTTTTTCATTATATTAAGCGGCCTTATGCCGTCATGCCGAAAAAAAAGATTTCCCGGCCAAACGGCCGAGAAATCTCGAGGAGACTATCCCTCTATGCAATTACTTGAGCGGAACAATCCACATCGGGATCGGCTTGAGGCTTGCAATTTTTTCAGCCTTGTCCTTCTTGGGATTGTAACGGTAATAGCCATTGCCGTCTTTTTCGGTAGCAACGGCGAACAGCACATTACCATCTTCTTCGACATACTTGCCATAGCTAGCATAAGCAGAGGTGTAAGGAACGGGCAGAGCCTCCATTTTCTTCTTGGCAAGGTCAATCTTAACAGCCTTGCAAGTGGCATTATAGTAGTCCTCTTGCGAGTCCCAGCTCTTATTCAAGTCGTTCATTACGTTAAGGTAAGCATAAACCGTTGAACCATCTGCCTTGGCAAACGGAGAGAGGTACTTGAACACACCCTTCTTCGTCACATCCTTGATGGAGACCTCATCCGAAACGTTCCACACATAATCCTTGTCGAATTCCTTTTCGCCAACCTTGATGCGAAGGAAGCCATCCTTCTGGCCCGGCGCATAGCTCCAGGAAGCATTGCTATACACATAGATATAGCCATCGGCTTCGACAAAAGCTTCATTCTGGCTATCGTCAAGCGATCCGACCGCAGCGACGCGGTCATCCTTGGCGACGCCGAGTACCTTGTCCTTCTTCACGTCGATAATGGCGACCTGAGCGGTATAACCGGTCTCGTAATCGCTCACGTTCTGCAAGAGGCCCACATAAAGGAGTCCGTCAACAATGATACCGGTTCCCGGGCTCACAGCGAAGGCGTCTTTATCCTTATACTTGGAAAGATTGATAGAGCCGGTCACCTTCATTTTCTTGGGGTTGAAGATAACCAGCGAATCCGACATACCAGCCAAATAGGCCTTCTCTTCGTTCACGAAGAAAATGTGGTTCGTCCAAGCGCCCGGCAGGGCAATTTCACCCTGCTTTGCACCAATCTTATTGTTTTCGTCAAGTGCATAGCGGGTTATCAAACCGACATCCAAATCAGTAATAAACAACGATCTGTTGTAATAGATTACGCCCGAACGGGTGCCAACTTCAATAAAGTCATCCCCAATATCTTCGGTATGCTCAAGCGACATGGTGCCGATGAATATACTGTTACCCGCAGCAATGGCTGTCGCAAATTCGCGCTTATAGTTGTCATCGGAAGCGCTGGAGGAGGAATCGTCACTGCAAGCAGCGAGCAACCCCACAGATGCCAGGGCCACAGCAAAGGTCTTCACTATTTTTGATTTCATAGAATGCTCCTAAATTTTGCGGAAGGGACCGCTTTTTTTGATTTTGCGGAGCATTTTAGAAATGTCTCATTTGCCATTCTACTCCAAATAGCGGCTAAAAAATCCAAAAGGGTCGTCAGTTCGATTTTTTTGCTTTTAATCCAAAACGCCCACTTTAGCTCCATTTAGACAAAAAGAACCCCCAGCGTAAGAAAAAAATGACAGGAAAAGTTCATCCGCATGCCTAAGTTAGCCTTGACAAAGTTTTTCGTTGTAGTTAGATTTGTCTTACTTTTTAAGCCTAGTCTAACATAACGAGAGGAATAAAAAAATGCTCAATCTCGCCGGAATTGAATGGCTCACAAACATTGACCGCAACTTCGCCGTCCCGGCCAAAACCCCATCCTTCATCCTGGAATTCTGCCGTCAGGGCCGCATTGAATGGTCTGGCGGGAACCTGCCGTGCAACCACCTGGAAACAGGAGAAATGCTCGTATACGACGCCTGGACCCTCGGCGGGCTGAACCGTTCCGCCAACTACCGCGGTGACATCATCCTTTTCTACGATGAAGCCATCAACGAAATACGGCAATCCTTTGCCGGTTTCGACATCGACATCGCATCCTTCCAGGAAAAGTTCAGCATTCAGAACAAGCCCTTCATTGTGCACACCCGCGAAGAAATCCAGTACGTTTTTTCCAAGTTTGAGCACATAAAGGACGCCTTCCGCCAAGAATATAGCAGGCTCGGTCTCCTTGAGATTCTGATTACGCTCAAGAACATGGACGCCCACCGCGAATCGGTTTGTCGCGACTGTAACATATCGATGCTCCAGGTCGAAAAGGTTTACGGCATCCGCACGTTCATCTGTGACAACATCGATTCCCACTACACCATCGAAGAACTCGCCGACAAGTTCGACATGCCGCCTACCGCAATGAAGGTCTGCTTCAAGAATGTTTTCGGGCTCCCCGTATTCACCTACGCGCGTCGCGAACGTATGAAACATGCCGCAAAGCAGCTCCGC from Fibrobacter succinogenes includes:
- a CDS encoding AraC family transcriptional regulator, with protein sequence MLNLAGIEWLTNIDRNFAVPAKTPSFILEFCRQGRIEWSGGNLPCNHLETGEMLVYDAWTLGGLNRSANYRGDIILFYDEAINEIRQSFAGFDIDIASFQEKFSIQNKPFIVHTREEIQYVFSKFEHIKDAFRQEYSRLGLLEILITLKNMDAHRESVCRDCNISMLQVEKVYGIRTFICDNIDSHYTIEELADKFDMPPTAMKVCFKNVFGLPVFTYARRERMKHAAKQLRECDRGILEIAGTVGYNNGSKFAHAFQDVMGMTPKEYRKKFRQNAA